The Dendropsophus ebraccatus isolate aDenEbr1 chromosome 3, aDenEbr1.pat, whole genome shotgun sequence genome includes a region encoding these proteins:
- the LOC138785117 gene encoding serine/arginine repetitive matrix protein 4-like, which translates to MKRVSRLENKKVILCRRSGTLPVLVPSFGANPSTSCTFAILRSLIGMNKWTFVDDAARAPSVLLLTKQTTLCKLQNDYDKEVSRISQTIPGLLVSTEDGGGCQKDVSNEYDSGNDICTPPSMQTSSSVLKTNQYKESPIHQGFGHVPSSVKTPNGHSDNISDSGNSSASCFSFSKDSSLHLADSRTTAKRDLSSCLGCLEEHKSVSDVSPDKASVDGHRSRSSSYRSIRRSYSRSSSHSISSYSSYYRSSSDRRSRSRSISSGARSYSRSPSYSSKSARKSAESRNSRSRRSPSYSRYSPNRNRGRTNKYDSVEKETRKGGHRARRSSYSPMRKRRRDSPSHLEARRITSARKRPIPYYRPSPSSSSSDSSAPSWYSPRSRSRSRSYFSHRSSRSRSRSRSDWNRSSRENSRSRSRSWSRSSDSCDSIRR; encoded by the exons ATGAAGAGAGTCTCGAGGTTAGAGAATAAGAAAGTCATATTGTGCCGGCGTTCTGGGACGTTGCCGGTCCTTGTGCCGTCTTTCGGGGCCAATCCTTCCACATCTTGTACATTCGCCATTTTACGCTCTCTGATTGGGATGAATAAGTGGACGTTTGTGGATGATGCAGCCCGCGCACCATCTGTTCTGCTTCTTACCAAACAGACAACTTTGTGTAAGTTGCAGAACGACTATGACAAGGAAGTCAGCCGT ATTTCCCAAACAATCCCTGGCCTTTTGGTCTCAACAGAGGATGGTGGAGGTTGTCAGAAGGATGTCTCAAACGAGTATGACTCGGGAAATGATATCTGCACCCCTCCCTCCATGCAGACCAGCTCCTCTGTATTGAAGACTAACCAGTACAAAGAGAGTCCTATCCATCAGGGTTTCGGACATGTCCCTTCATCTGTGAAGACTCCAAATGGTCACAGTGACAACATCTCCGATTCAGGGAATTCATCTGCCAGTTGTTTTTCCTTTAGTAAAGATTCATCACTTCATCTGGCAGATTCACGGACGACGGCAAAAAG AGATTTGTCCTCTTGTCTTGGCTGCCTTGAGGAACACAAAAGTGTATCTGACGTATCGCCCGACAAAGCATCTGTAGACGGACATCGATCGCGGAGCTCCTCATACAGAAGCATCAGAAGGTCTTATTCCCGTAGCTCAAGTCATTCCATCAGCTCTTACTCTTCTTACTATAGGTCATCCTCAGACAGAAGGTCCAGAAGTAGGTCCATCTCTTCAGGTGCAAG GTCATACTCAAGATCTCCCAGCTATTCCTCCAAATCAGCCAGGAAGAGCGCTGAAAGTAGAAATTCACGATCACGAAGGAGTCCAAGTTATTCTCGCTACAGTCCCAACAG GAATAGGGGGAGAACCAACAAGTACGATTCTGTAGAAAAGGAAACTCGTAAAGGAGGTCACCGAGCAAGACGCAGCTCCTATTCACCTATGAGAAAGCGCAGAAGGGATTCTCCGAGCCACCTGGAAGCCAGAAGGATAACGAG TGCCCGCAAGCGTCCCATCCCGTATTACCGGCCCAGCCCCTCCTCGTCCAGCAGTGACAGCAGCGCCCCCTCCTGGTACAGTCCAAGAAGCAGATCCAGAAGTCGCAGTTACTTTAGTCACAGAAGTAGTCGCAGCAGGAGCCGCAGCCGCAGTGACTGGAACAGAAGCTCTCGGGAAAACAGCCGAAGTCGCAGCAGAAGCTGGAGCCGAAGTTCTGACTCTTGCGACAGTATCAGACGCTGA